ATGTTCATCCGCGGACAAAGTGTCTGGGATCGCGCCATGGCCGAGCGGCTCGCCGATGCAGTGCAATCGGCCGACGGCCCCGTTGTTGCGCTGATCGGTCGCGGCCACCTGGACTATGGGCATGGCGTGCCTCACCAATTACGCGATCTGGGCATCCAGCGCATCGCCACCCTGCTACCCATGCGCGACGATGATTGCCCTGCCGACGGCCCGCCCATCGCCGACGCCCTGTTCGGTGTCGATGGCGGCATGCTGGATACGCGCAGTTCCGCCATGCGGCTGGGTATCAGTCTGCAGGAGAGCGGCGAGGGACTGGTCGTCAGCAACGTCATGGAGGGCGGCACCGGCGACGCTGCAGGACTGAAGCCCGGCGACCATCTCCGACGCGCCGGCGGCCGAACACTGCACCGTCAGCAGGACCTACTGGCCATGCTCGACCGGCAGCAGCCTGGCACGGCGCTGATACTGGTTATTGACCGTGACGGCGAAACACGCACAATCGCCGTGCCCCATCCGCAATGAACAGGCAACGAGAAAGCCGCAAAGACGGCGCCACAATCCGAGGAGAAAACCATGAATCTGACCAGCCTGCTACAAGCCCGCGCCGCCGAGGATAAACCGGTACGCGTGGGAATGGTCGGCGCCGGCAAGTTTGGCTCCATGTTCCTGGCCCAGGTACAACGCACCCCCGGCATGCATCTGCTGGGATTGGCGGACCTCTCCGCGCAACGTGCCCGGGATGCACTGGAGCGGGTGGGTTGGCCCGGAGAGCGCTATGCCGCGGCGGATTTCGCGACTGCGCTCAGCCAGGGAAGCACCCACATCACCGAGGATGCGGATGCGCTCATCAACGCCGACGGGCTGGATGTCCTGGTCGAGGCCACCGGCAACCCCGCCGCCGGTATCCGCCACGCGCGGGCGGCCTTTCGCGCCGGCGTCCATGTGGTGATGGTGAACGTGGAAGCCGACGCCCTGGCCGGACCACTGCTGGCACGCGAGGCGGCCGCCGCCGGCGTGGTGTATTCACTGGCCTATGGCGATCAGCCGGCACTGATCTGCGAGCTGGTTGACTGGGCCCGGGCCACCGGCTTCGAGGTGGTAGCGGCCGGCAAGGGCACCAAGTATCTGCCCATCTACCATCAATCCACGCCGGACACCGTCTGGGGTCACTACGGCCTGTCTCCCGAGGACGCAAAGGCCGGTGGCATGAATCCGCAGATGTTCAACTCCTTCCTGGACGGCACCAAGTCCGGGCTGGAGATGGCGGCCGTGGCCAATGCAGCCGGCCTGACACCGCCGGACGACGGTCTGCTCTTCCCGGCATGCGGTGTCGACGATCTGCCCCACATACTGCGCCCCAGTGCTGATGGTGGACGCATGCCCAACAAGGGTGTGGTGGAAGTGGTCTCCAGCATCGAGCGGGATGGCCGGCCGGTTTTTCGGGACTTGCGCTGGGGCGTGTACGTGGTATTCGAAGCACCGGATGAATACGTGCGCCGCTGCTTTCGGGAATACGGCCTGCACACCGACAGCACGGGGCGCTACGCCGCCATGTACAAGCCCTACCACCTGATCGGCCTGGAACTCGGCATCTCGGTGGCCAGTGTGGCGCTACGTGGCGAACCCACCGGCATTTCCACCAACTGGCGCGGCGATGTGGTGGCCACGGCGAAGCGCGATCTCGCCGCCGGAGACATGCTGGATGGCGAGGGCGGCGCCACAGTCTGGGGCAAGCTGCTGCCGGCGCGGCGCTCGTCGACCCTGGACGCATTGCCCATCGGTCTGGCCCACAACATGCGCATGAAGCGGGCGGTGGGTGCCGGAGAGGTGGTTTCCTGGGCGGACGTGGACTACAACGCTGACGACCCGGCGATCGCCTTCCGCCGGGAGATGGAGAAGGCCTTCGGCAATCAGCGGTAGGCGCTCGGCGTCTCCGCAGCATGGATGAGATGCGCCGCGGCCTGCTCCAGGGTGTCATCCCAGGCAAGCAGGCCGTCCTCGTGCCCACCCATGGCCATGAGATGGTGGCCCGCCGTCGCCAGCGCCGCGATGGCGGCCGCCATCTCCGGCGTGCCATAGGGGATACTGGCGGCGGTCACCGGAATCCCGATGGTCGACGCGGCATTCCAGAGCGCCGGCGCATGAACATGGATGATGCCGCCGGCTCCGGGCTCTGCCAGATAGACAGCGGCGTGGGTCATGGCCTCGGATGAAGGCTCGGCCAGGCCCACCGCAGTCAGGCGGTTGCGGTGCGGCTCCGCCCCGGTGACCAGGGCCAGGTTGGTCATGGCGAGGGTCGGGAGCCCGCCGGTCTGGGTTGCCGAGACCAGAAAACCGTCCGCCCGGCGCAGGCTGATGTTGCCGAACCCAAGCCCCTCGTAACGGCCAGGATCCCGCCCCATCCAGCCACGGCGCAGCATGTCTTCGCGCCAGCGATTGATCTCGGCGAGTGCCGCAGCATCATCAGGCAGCGCTCGCCGGTCAAGGCGACACTGGTAACGGATCACACCCTCGCGTTCGCCACTCATGCTCCCCCTCCTCCGGCAGTGCCGACTATGCGAACGACTCGCGCGATGGGAACAGTCTCCAGACGCAGCGGATCATGCTCCGGGCGCACGGTTACATGGCCACCACGACAGTCATCGACCCAGGCACGATGCGACCCATCACCATCCTGCTCCGCAACCTGCACCAGATCGCGATGGTGCAGCAGGCGCGCCCGCAATCGCGGCCGACACCAACGCCAGGTCAACGGATCGGTACCGCTCATCACCACGGTGGCATAGGCGAAGATTGCGAGGATCATCACCACCATGCGCACGGGCCCATCCAGCAGCCAGTCGATCAACCAGAACGCCAGGCCCGCTTCCACCAGCAGGCAGATGAGCATTCCGGGCAGATCGTGATTGAACAGACCGGTGCGCAACACGGTTAACTCCTCCACGAACACAGAGACACCATGGGCGCCACGTTAACCGACGGTGGTGACGCCGCGCCAGCCGCTATGCTGAAGACAGGCCCGATAGCCGGAGCAAACAGCGTTGGATGGACAAAGGCAGATACTCCACGGGCGGTGGGTCCTGCCCATGGTGCCGGACACTGGAGCACTCCCCGATCACGCGGTGATCGTCGAGGGCGGGCGTATACGGGACGTTCTGCCCAGCCTGCAGGTGTCACAACGTTACCCCGACGGCACCGTCGAACAGCTTCATGCCCACGTGTTGATGCCAGGCCTGGTCAACTGCCACACCCACGCAGCCATGTCACTGTTTCGCGGGCTGGCGGACGATCTGGCTCTGCAGAAGTGGCTGGAGCAACGGATATGGCCCGCCGAACAGCGGCATGTGAGTGAGCGTTTCGTCGCCGATGGTGCACGCCTGGCCTGTGCCGAAATGCTGCGCAACGGCATCACCTGCTTCAATGACATGTACTACTACCCGGACGCCACCGCCACGGTGGCCGCGGAGGTCGGCCTGCGCTGCCGGGTGGGCCTCCGGGTGCTCCCCGGTCAACGGGCCCTGCACCTGGAGCCCGAGGATAGTCTTGAGGGCGGGCTGCGCATCCACGATCGCTGGCGACGGCATCCGCTGGTGGGTACCACCCTGGCGCCCCATTCGCCGAGATCTCTGAGCGGGGCGTTAATGCGAACCCTGGGCCGGCTGTCGCGGGACTATGACCTGCGCCTGCACATGCACGTGCACGAGACCGGGGAAGAGGTGGCGGACTACATGGGTCTGCATGGTGTGAGCCCGCTGCAGCGCATGCACCGTCAGGGGCTGGTCGGGCCGCGGCTGATCGCTGTTCACGCGATTCATCTGGAGCTCGCCGATCGCAGGCTGCTGGCGGAGGCCGGCGCCCACGTGGTTCATTGCCCGCGTTCCAATCTCAAGCTCGGCAACGGGCTGGCAGCCGTGGCCGAGTTACTCAGGCTCGGCGTCAACGTGGCGCTGGGCACCGACGGCGCGGCCTCCAACAACAATCTGGACCTGTTTGGCGAGATGCGCATGGCCGCCCTGCTGGCCAAGGCCGTGGGCAACGATCCAACCGCGCTGCCCGCTTCCGCCGCCTTGAGGATGGCAACCATCAATGGGGCGAGAGCCCTGGGTCTGGCGGATGACATTGGCAGCCTGGAGGCGGGGAAATGGGCAGATATCATCGCCGTGGACGTCGGCGGCATCGCTGCTCATCCGCACTTCGATATCGTTTCGCAACTGGTCTATGCCACGGGCGCCAATCAAGTCACTGACGTCTGGATCGCAGGACGCCGTCTGCTGGAAAAGCGTCAATTCCTGACTGTCGACCAGCAGGCCGTTGCAGCTGCGGTGGACAACTGGCAGACACGAGTCCCGACGTGAATCAATCGCGACCAAGCCGCCGCCGGATCTGCGCTTCCAGCCGGCCTGCCCTCATGCCCGCGTCCCTGGCCACAAAGGTGTAGAGCATGAAGGCCAGGGCCAGTCCCAACGGACTGACCATGGCGAGCCCCCACAATGGTGACTGGGTGCTGCCCAGTTGCAAGGCAAGCACGGTGAGCAGCAGCGGCAGCGCAATGGCGGCAATAACGCCCGTGGCCAGCGCGAGGGTACGTATCTGCTGTTCCACGGACCGGATCAGTCGGTCGGTTTCAACGTCCACATACTCGGCCCGGCTCATGCGAATGGCACGGGCCTGCTTGCGGATTCCGTATTCCAGTTCCAGCCTGCGGCGCAGGTCGTCTCGCAGCGCATCGATGCCGTCGCCGCGCCGGCTGCGGTGCATCGCGGTAAGCACCAGCAGCAGGAAGCCGATGACAGTAAGAAGGATCAGCCAGGCCATCAAGGCCCCCGGGCAATGGGTTGAGGCCGATTACGGTAAGTGCTGCGGGCCGCGATCACAAGCCGCGGCCCGCCGAGCTGTTGCCGGACACCGTCCGCATCAGCTGACGTTGATCGAAGCCTCTTCCCGGGTGGTTTCGCCCTGGTCGTCTTCCCAGGTCATGGTGACCGTGCCGGAACTGCGCGGCTTCACATGGAAGCGCAGGTAGGGATTGGCTGACAGCGAGGGATGCAACTCCACGCGAAAGACGGTTTCACCATCCATCTCCATGACGAAGGACTGGACGATGTGACGGGGAAGAGTCTCGCCATCCGAGCCCTCACGGAACCCTGTTTCCATGGGATGGTTGATCATGGTGAGCACCTCCGCCGCCTCACCGGAGCGCACGGACCCGGGCACCCGGACACGGGCCTGCATCAGGCCACTGCTGTCGTAGGTGCTGTCATCCATGAGGCAACCACTGACCGTGACCCGCGCTTCCTGATGGGCGATGCGCATATCGCCGTTGCTCAGCTTGGCGACGGCGAACACCCGTTGGGACTCGTTGAGGCGAATCCGGGTGCTGACCCGGGCCCGGCCGCTTTGCGGCGTGAAGTGGAAAGCGGCGATCTGCGGATTGGGATTGTCCGGCGCGAACAGATACACGCTCTCTACATAGTCATCGTCGGACATGGGGCTGTCGACACTGACGGTGAGCGGAATACTGCTGCCATCCTCCGAGACGCTGGGCAGTTCCAGCGTGACGCCGGAGGTCTCCGGCTCACGCCCGTCCAGCAGGTTCGTGATGGCGTCGTGCCGGGTCCAGGGCGCTGACTGCGCAAGACTCATCGGGCTCCAGGCCGCCAAAGCAAGTCCGGCCAGCCCCATGCCGGCCAGGGACAGGATCTTGCGGCGGCTCACGGCCAGGGAAAGACTGTTGGTTTCACGCATTGAATAAACCTCCCGCGTCGGATGATCCACGCTGTTGGCTGCATAGACCGCACACCTGACGCAATGTTGCACGGACCCGAATTCGCCTACGCCATCTACCTACAGAGCCGGCGCCCGCAGGGGGCTCTTCAGGGCAATCCACGCGCCGAGGAGTATACCGCTCAGCGCCACCATGGAGCCGATGGCCAGGGTAGACATACCGGTCAGACCCTGACCGATGGAGCAACCCAGGGCCAGGGCCCCGCCAATGCCCATCATGAAACCGCCGGTGATATATCGGACCATACGCTGGGGCGTCGGAAAACCCTGCAACTCGAAACTGCGGGTCAATAACGCCATGGCCAGCGCGCCAAGCACGATCCCCGCCACCACGGTGACACCGAAGCGCAGGCTCAGGCCGGTGCTGAGCATCAGATACTGGATGGTGTCGCCGATGGGAGCGATAAAGGTCAGGGACACCAGGCTGACCGGATCGAAATCGTCATAGCCCAGATGGCCGGTGACAAACCAGCCAGCGGCAACCAGGCTACCCACAACGGCACCTCCGATCAGGTGCCTCGACGAGCGCCGAAAGGCCTCATGGGAAAAACAGAAGACCAGCAGGGCGATGCTCACCAGCAAGGCCGGTATCCACAGCGCCAGACTTCCTCCCAGGCCCACGCTTTCAACCACGCCCACCAGTGAAGCCCGCGGCATCGGCAGGGTCGTTGAAGTCATTCCACTCAGTGTGACGCGCAGGTTGGCCAACACCCCGGTCAGGGTCATGTGCCCGGCGATGCCGATGCAGAACAACACCAGCAGCGAGCGCAGATTACCACTGCCGAGCAGGACCAGCGCCCGGGCGCCGCAACCATTGCAGAGCACCATACCGTAGCCGAACAGGGCGCCGCCCAGCAGGTAGAGCGGCCAGGAGAAGGTGCGCTGCATGTAAATGGAGTCACGCAGGCTTATGTAGCCCAGAGCCTCCAGCGCGTGAGAGGCAAGGATGGCGACGGCCATGGCAAAGGCAAAGGAGCGCAGCATGCGGCCATCGCCGTCCACCCAGGCATGCTTCAGCCCGCGCATCAGGCAAAAGCCGGTACGCTGACCGAAGCCGCCGAACAGCAGACCGATGACAAAGCCGCCCCAGGCGACCAACACGGTGTTGGACATTCCTAGCCGTCTCCAGTGCTCGGGAAACCAGAGTCGCCGGACGCCGGGATGGCGTCCGGCGACATTGCTCAGCTGATGACTTCGCGAGGCATACCGGTGGTGCCCCACGCATCCATGGCGATGGCGTTGTACCAGCGCACGGCGTATTCCACCTCGCGGCGGCGGAAGTCGGCATCCGCATCCCGCGGGCTCAAGCCACCCGAGCCTTCCACCTCGGCGATCTCGCCGTCGATCAGGCGGTAGACCCCGGCAACGGAGATCGCATACTCCGGCGCCAGCACGCTGTAGCAGGTGTTGGTCCAGCTCGGCGGCACCGGGTCATGACCGTGCAAGGACGCGGCGATGGCAGCGGCCACCACCCGGCCCTGGGAATTGGCGCAGAAG
The Natronocella acetinitrilica DNA segment above includes these coding regions:
- a CDS encoding NAD(P)H-dependent oxidoreductase, translating into MNLTSLLQARAAEDKPVRVGMVGAGKFGSMFLAQVQRTPGMHLLGLADLSAQRARDALERVGWPGERYAAADFATALSQGSTHITEDADALINADGLDVLVEATGNPAAGIRHARAAFRAGVHVVMVNVEADALAGPLLAREAAAAGVVYSLAYGDQPALICELVDWARATGFEVVAAGKGTKYLPIYHQSTPDTVWGHYGLSPEDAKAGGMNPQMFNSFLDGTKSGLEMAAVANAAGLTPPDDGLLFPACGVDDLPHILRPSADGGRMPNKGVVEVVSSIERDGRPVFRDLRWGVYVVFEAPDEYVRRCFREYGLHTDSTGRYAAMYKPYHLIGLELGISVASVALRGEPTGISTNWRGDVVATAKRDLAAGDMLDGEGGATVWGKLLPARRSSTLDALPIGLAHNMRMKRAVGAGEVVSWADVDYNADDPAIAFRREMEKAFGNQR
- a CDS encoding TRZ/ATZ family hydrolase — its product is MDGQRQILHGRWVLPMVPDTGALPDHAVIVEGGRIRDVLPSLQVSQRYPDGTVEQLHAHVLMPGLVNCHTHAAMSLFRGLADDLALQKWLEQRIWPAEQRHVSERFVADGARLACAEMLRNGITCFNDMYYYPDATATVAAEVGLRCRVGLRVLPGQRALHLEPEDSLEGGLRIHDRWRRHPLVGTTLAPHSPRSLSGALMRTLGRLSRDYDLRLHMHVHETGEEVADYMGLHGVSPLQRMHRQGLVGPRLIAVHAIHLELADRRLLAEAGAHVVHCPRSNLKLGNGLAAVAELLRLGVNVALGTDGAASNNNLDLFGEMRMAALLAKAVGNDPTALPASAALRMATINGARALGLADDIGSLEAGKWADIIAVDVGGIAAHPHFDIVSQLVYATGANQVTDVWIAGRRLLEKRQFLTVDQQAVAAAVDNWQTRVPT
- the soxZ gene encoding thiosulfate oxidation carrier complex protein SoxZ translates to MRETNSLSLAVSRRKILSLAGMGLAGLALAAWSPMSLAQSAPWTRHDAITNLLDGREPETSGVTLELPSVSEDGSSIPLTVSVDSPMSDDDYVESVYLFAPDNPNPQIAAFHFTPQSGRARVSTRIRLNESQRVFAVAKLSNGDMRIAHQEARVTVSGCLMDDSTYDSSGLMQARVRVPGSVRSGEAAEVLTMINHPMETGFREGSDGETLPRHIVQSFVMEMDGETVFRVELHPSLSANPYLRFHVKPRSSGTVTMTWEDDQGETTREEASINVS
- a CDS encoding class II aldolase/adducin family protein, which translates into the protein MSGEREGVIRYQCRLDRRALPDDAAALAEINRWREDMLRRGWMGRDPGRYEGLGFGNISLRRADGFLVSATQTGGLPTLAMTNLALVTGAEPHRNRLTAVGLAEPSSEAMTHAAVYLAEPGAGGIIHVHAPALWNAASTIGIPVTAASIPYGTPEMAAAIAALATAGHHLMAMGGHEDGLLAWDDTLEQAAAHLIHAAETPSAYR
- a CDS encoding YeeE/YedE family protein; the encoded protein is MSNTVLVAWGGFVIGLLFGGFGQRTGFCLMRGLKHAWVDGDGRMLRSFAFAMAVAILASHALEALGYISLRDSIYMQRTFSWPLYLLGGALFGYGMVLCNGCGARALVLLGSGNLRSLLVLFCIGIAGHMTLTGVLANLRVTLSGMTSTTLPMPRASLVGVVESVGLGGSLALWIPALLVSIALLVFCFSHEAFRRSSRHLIGGAVVGSLVAAGWFVTGHLGYDDFDPVSLVSLTFIAPIGDTIQYLMLSTGLSLRFGVTVVAGIVLGALAMALLTRSFELQGFPTPQRMVRYITGGFMMGIGGALALGCSIGQGLTGMSTLAIGSMVALSGILLGAWIALKSPLRAPAL